A genomic segment from Tessaracoccus defluvii encodes:
- a CDS encoding ABC transporter permease — MATQTRRARALDRQMDAILAAEGQERKRRWVTNRQLRRMLNNRLSTLGLIVFGVIVLASLAAPLLAPYNPAQMDLTTILKPPSAEHWLGTDKIGRDVLSRILYGGRVSIFVGLGSALGAAVIGVTLGIYAGYVGGWVDKVVFRISEMVMAFPQIVLVLLLVSIVGQSLGNLMIIFIGTGWGSMYRMARSQTLSIREEEYIAALRAFGINKVIVCAKHILPNALGPIMVNVTLSTAMFILQESSLSFLGLGVPMEIPTWGNILNVANDLTILNNAWWMWLPVGLVISIFVLSVNFIGDGLRDSTDPSQQG, encoded by the coding sequence ATGGCAACACAGACCCGAAGGGCCCGCGCCCTCGATCGTCAGATGGACGCCATCCTCGCTGCTGAAGGGCAGGAGAGGAAGCGCCGCTGGGTCACGAACCGCCAACTACGCCGCATGCTGAACAACAGGCTGTCGACACTGGGACTGATCGTCTTCGGCGTCATCGTCCTGGCCAGCCTCGCAGCCCCGCTGCTCGCCCCGTACAACCCCGCCCAGATGGACCTGACGACGATCCTGAAGCCGCCGTCCGCGGAGCATTGGCTCGGGACGGACAAGATCGGCCGCGATGTCCTGTCCCGCATCCTCTACGGAGGCCGGGTCTCGATCTTCGTCGGTCTCGGCTCCGCACTGGGGGCCGCGGTGATCGGCGTCACGCTCGGGATCTACGCGGGCTACGTCGGGGGGTGGGTCGACAAGGTCGTCTTCCGGATCTCGGAGATGGTGATGGCCTTCCCCCAGATCGTTCTCGTGCTCCTGCTCGTGTCGATCGTCGGCCAGAGCCTCGGCAACCTGATGATCATCTTCATCGGCACCGGCTGGGGCTCCATGTACCGCATGGCCCGCTCGCAGACCCTGTCGATCCGCGAGGAGGAGTACATCGCCGCGCTGCGGGCCTTCGGCATCAACAAGGTGATCGTGTGCGCCAAGCACATCCTGCCCAATGCACTCGGTCCGATCATGGTGAACGTCACCCTCTCGACGGCGATGTTCATCCTGCAGGAGTCGTCGTTGAGCTTCCTGGGCCTCGGTGTACCGATGGAGATCCCGACCTGGGGGAACATCCTCAACGTCGCCAATGACCTGACCATTCTGAACAACGCCTGGTGGATGTGGCTTCCCGTCGGGCTCGTCATCTCGATCTTCGTGCTGTCCGTGAACTTCATCGGTGACGGGCTGCGCGATTCGACCGACCCGAGCCAACAGGGGTGA
- a CDS encoding ABC transporter permease, whose protein sequence is MISYIIRKILMLIPMLLVLTFLVYLGLELMPGDPVSYMIGPEAASLAPEQLDAMRQALGLDQPFLVRYWLWLQGVLTGNFGFSLSSGQPISGILAAKLPATLQLSVAALIFSSAAGVVLGVVSALRRGTAVDNSLTVLGMIGLSIPEFFLGLVLVSVFAIRLGWFPAAGRIEPGDTSWVQQLDNLFLPAMALGVAMSAGVMRYSRAAMLDARNKAFVVTARSKGMPEWRVNLIHGFRVALTPVVVLVGFRLPILIGGSVVIEQIFQWPGIGLEFITAVRGQNYPLIMMITLLSVSAVLISSLVVDLVTAWIDPRVRLE, encoded by the coding sequence ATGATCAGCTACATCATTCGCAAGATCCTCATGCTCATCCCGATGCTCCTGGTGCTCACGTTTCTCGTCTATCTCGGGCTGGAACTGATGCCCGGCGATCCGGTGAGCTACATGATCGGGCCCGAGGCAGCCAGCCTGGCACCGGAGCAGCTCGACGCGATGCGGCAGGCCCTGGGACTCGATCAACCGTTCCTGGTGCGCTACTGGCTCTGGCTCCAGGGGGTCCTCACAGGGAACTTCGGTTTCTCGCTCTCGTCGGGGCAGCCCATCAGTGGCATCCTGGCCGCCAAGCTGCCGGCGACCCTGCAACTCTCGGTGGCCGCCCTCATCTTCTCCAGCGCCGCCGGCGTGGTGCTCGGTGTCGTTTCCGCCCTGCGCCGCGGCACCGCGGTCGACAACAGTCTCACCGTCCTCGGCATGATCGGTCTGTCCATCCCGGAGTTCTTCCTCGGTCTCGTCCTGGTGTCGGTGTTCGCCATCAGACTCGGCTGGTTCCCCGCGGCCGGGAGGATCGAGCCGGGGGACACCTCGTGGGTCCAGCAGTTGGACAATCTGTTCCTGCCCGCTATGGCGCTCGGTGTCGCGATGTCGGCGGGTGTCATGCGGTACTCCCGCGCAGCCATGCTGGACGCCCGCAACAAGGCCTTCGTCGTGACAGCGCGCTCGAAGGGCATGCCGGAGTGGCGCGTGAACCTGATCCACGGGTTCCGGGTCGCGTTGACCCCTGTGGTCGTCCTCGTCGGCTTCCGACTGCCGATCCTCATCGGCGGCTCCGTCGTCATCGAGCAGATCTTCCAGTGGCCCGGCATCGGACTGGAGTTCATCACCGCGGTGAGGGGCCAGAACTATCCGCTCATCATGATGATCACGCTGCTCTCCGTGAGTGCGGTGCTGATCTCGTCCCTGGTGGTCGACCTCGTGACGGCGTGGATCGACCCCCGCGTCAGGTTGGAGTGA
- a CDS encoding ABC transporter ATP-binding protein, whose protein sequence is MAEPAVTDREPVLEVRDLRTYFYQDGRVNRAIDGVSLALYPGRVLGIVGESGCGKSVTASSVMRLLPDLARIESGEILYRNHGKTVNIASYPSGSDEMRAIRGSEIAMIFQDPIVSLNPVYTVGWQIMEMLRLHRSLTRAQARTRAIELLAEMGIPSPEIRVDEFPHQFSGGMRQRAMIAMAMACEPRVLIADEPTTALDVTIQAQVFELIDRLRRDRDMATMLITHDMGVITEMADDVAVMYMGKVVETGTVADVLASPRHPYTRALLASMPILGRGRRQQLSPIRGATPDAYNRPPGCQFAPRCDSAMPGCVQQPPVTQLSATHDVSCWLYPSTEGNDDD, encoded by the coding sequence ATGGCTGAACCAGCAGTGACCGACCGCGAACCTGTCCTGGAGGTGCGCGATCTGCGGACGTACTTCTACCAGGACGGCCGCGTCAATCGGGCCATCGACGGAGTGTCGCTTGCGCTCTATCCGGGCAGGGTGCTCGGCATTGTCGGGGAGTCGGGGTGTGGCAAATCCGTCACTGCCTCCTCCGTCATGCGGCTGCTCCCTGACCTGGCACGGATCGAGTCCGGCGAGATCCTCTATCGAAACCACGGGAAGACGGTGAACATCGCGTCGTATCCGTCCGGCTCGGACGAGATGCGCGCGATCAGGGGAAGTGAGATCGCGATGATCTTCCAGGACCCGATCGTGTCGCTGAATCCGGTGTACACGGTGGGCTGGCAGATTATGGAGATGCTGCGGCTCCACCGCAGCCTGACCCGGGCGCAGGCACGCACGCGGGCGATCGAACTGCTGGCGGAGATGGGCATTCCGTCCCCGGAGATCCGTGTCGACGAGTTTCCCCACCAGTTCTCCGGCGGCATGCGGCAGCGGGCGATGATCGCGATGGCGATGGCCTGCGAACCGCGGGTGCTGATCGCCGACGAGCCGACCACTGCCCTCGACGTCACCATCCAGGCCCAGGTGTTCGAACTGATCGACCGGCTGCGGCGCGACCGGGACATGGCGACGATGCTGATCACCCACGACATGGGCGTGATCACAGAGATGGCCGACGACGTCGCGGTCATGTACATGGGCAAGGTCGTCGAGACCGGCACGGTGGCAGACGTCCTCGCCTCTCCCCGGCATCCCTACACGCGGGCGCTGCTGGCGAGCATGCCCATCCTCGGACGGGGCAGGCGGCAGCAGTTGTCCCCCATCCGAGGCGCCACGCCCGATGCCTACAACCGGCCGCCCGGCTGCCAGTTCGCACCGCGCTGCGACTCCGCCATGCCGGGTTGCGTCCAGCAGCCACCGGTCACCCAGCTGTCGGCCACCCACGACGTGTCGTGCTGGCTGTATCCGTCCACCGAAGGCAACGACGATGACTGA